The genomic stretch GGCATTCTTGCCGATTATTGCAATTGGTATTCTTTTCGGTTTAGCGATGGACTATGAAGTATTCCTTGTTAGTCGTATGAGAGAAGTGTACTCGAAAACACATGATCCTAAAGAAGCGATTCTCGCAGGTATGCGGGATAGCGGGAAGGTAGTCGTTGCTGCAGGATTAATTATGATATCCGTATTTGTCGGATTCATGGTCACTCCTGACGCTATGATAAAGTCGATCGGTATGGCACTTACATTTGGTGTGCTGTTTGATGCCTTTGTCGTTCGCTTGACGATTGTACCAGCTATTATGTCCTTAATGGGTAAAGCAGCTTGGTATATGCCGAAATGGCTGGATAAGATTTTGCCGAATATCGATGTAGAAGGAGAAGCGCTTCTTCATAACAAAGAAAAAGAAAAATCAAATTGAGTAAAAGAAAAGACGTTCCAGAGGGAGCGTCTTTTCTTGTTGTTTATGTTTACTACAGGCATGTTGAATTTTGGTGCTAGTGTTGAATATAAATTTCAAATTGCTAAGAAGTTACAAGTCGTCAATTAAATTAAAGAAAAACAGGTCCGCATTTGAGCTGGAGATAAGGTGGAGAAAAAACTTAATGAAGCAGAAGAAAAAGAGCTGAATAAAATGGCAAATACTTAAGGTACTGAACTTCTTGTGCCCTGACTTTGTCATAAGATCGTGTTTTACCAGGAATCATGCAGTATCTAACAGAAAAATTAAAAGGACTTAAATAAAGACAGCCTCTTCATGCTCAAACCGCCGCTGCGCATAATTAAAAAACCAAACGACGCCGATGTATTGCGTTATCGTTTGGTTTTTCAATTTAGCTAATTTTTTTGTCTCACCACGTTCCGTTTAGGAAGCAATGGTCAGCTGTACGTCTATGTTACCGCGTGTAGCGCGGGAATAAGGGCAAGTTTGGTGAGCAAGTTCTACAAGCTCTTCAGCTTGTTCTTTTGAAACACCTTTGAGAGTGATGACAAGCTCAACTTCCAATCCGAATCCGCCGTCTTCTTCTTTGCCAATGGCTACGTTTGCAGTGATTTCTGTATGTTCGGGTTTTACACGTTTTTGTCTAGCAACTAGGCCTAAAGCACTTTCAAAGCATGCTGCATATCCCGCGGCGAAAAGCTGTTCAGGGTTAGTTCCTGCTTCACCTGCTCCTCCCAGTTCCTTCGGTGTACGAACATCCAGTTTCAAAATTCCATCTTCAGAAGCAACGTGGCCATCACGTCCTCCTGTAGCAGTAACGGCAGTTGTATATAGAGGTTTCATTTTACATATCTCCTTTTTGTAATTGTTTTGTGATTCCATGCAGTTGTTCTAGCAGTAAATGGTAAGTATCTTTGTCTAGGTTAAGCTCGCTCCAAATATCAGCTACAGAACAGGCTGCGTCAACTTTCAATGCTTTACCTTTTTCCGTAAGTTCTACATAAACGCGGCGTTCATCAGGTTTGTGTCGATTTCGCAATACCCAACCAGCTTCTTCAAGTCGCTTAAGCATAGGAGTCAGAGTTCCAGAGTCAAGCTGCAGTTCTTGCCCTAGTTCGGTAACAGACCGATAATCTTGATCCCAAAGCGCTGAAAGAATAAGGTATTGCGGATACGTAATGCCTTGTGGAGCAAGTTTGTTGCGATACGCTTTAGCTACTTCCTTTGAACAAGCATACAAAGCGAAACATAATTGTTGATTCAATGGCAGAGTTTCTACTGACAAGGATGGCCACCCTTTCTATATAAATTGTGCACAATATAATTTTACACAATTTATATAGAAAAACAAAAGATATGCTTGTACTTATTATTTGGGCGGATAATCCATCATCAAATTGTAAGCGTTTACATAAACTGCTGTAATTCAGATAAGGGGGTACGATGATGAGCAAAGTAAACCAGTTCTTAGAGGAAAAAGTTATGCCTGTCGCTGCAAAGGTAGCGCAGCAGCGACATTTGAACGCATTACGTGACGGTCTTATTTTATCGATGCCGCTAATTATAATTGGCTCGTTCTTTTTAATACTTGCGAACTTTCCTATTCAGTCTTATATGGATTTCTTAGCAGAGAGGCCGCATCTGAAAGAAAGTTTGCTGTATCCATATCGCGGTACATTTGAATTGATGACGCTGATTGCCGTTTTTGGTATTGGTTACCGGCTTGCCGAATCTTATAAAGTTGATCCGCTGGCTGCGGGTGCTGTTTCTTTGTCGGCTTACTTTGTCGGTACACCGTTTGTTACGTACGTGATCGGCAAGACCCCGGAAGGAGCAGCTATTACAGAAACGGCGTACCAAACAGCGATGTTTACTAGTAAAGGGTTATTTGTCGGGATGCTGATTGCATTAATGTGTACAGAGATTTATCGGATTATAGTACAGCGAAATATCGTCATTAAACTGCCAGACGGTGTACCCCCGGCAGTAGCTCGCTCCTTCACTGCGCTGATACCGGGATTCTTCGCCATCATGGCTGTTTGGCTGCTAAGACTGTTGGTAGAAAATGTTGGCTCCTTTGGAAGCATTCATAATGTTATTACGATGCTGCTCCAAAAGCCGCTCACTTCTGTCGGAACGAGTCTTATTGGAACAATGATTATCTTCCTTTTAATTACGTTGCTTTGGAGTACCGGGCTGCATGGGGCAACAATTGTCGGCGCTGTCACAGGTCCGATTTGGCTGACATTGACAGCAGAGAATGCGAAGTCATTTGAGCTTGGCGAACCAGTTCAGCATATTGTGACAAATGAGATTAATGATATTGTTTTTATCGGCGGCTCGGGAACAACGCTCGGTCTGGTGCTTGCCATGCTTCTGTTTGCAAAAAGTCAGCAAATGAAACAGCTGGGCAGACTTAGTATTGGTCCAGGAATCTTCAATATTAATGAACCGATATTATTCGGAATGCCCATTGTTATGAACCCGCTTTTAATTGTACCGTTTATTTTTACACCGCTTCTATCTGTTTTGATTACGTATCTCGCCATGGACTGGGGTCTTGTCGCGAAGCCAATTGGTATCGTACCCCCTTGGACGATGCCGCCTATATTGCAGGGATACTTAATAACTGGCAGCATATCAGGGGCAATTTTACAGTTGCTTATTTTAGGATTGTCGTTTTGTATCTATTATCCATTCTTTCGCCTTTGGGACAAACAAAAAGCAGCGGAGGAAGCAGGGGAAGGAGAGCAGTAATCTGCTCTTTCTTCTACATAGAAGCAGCGTAATCTGAAGAAGTGTGAAAAGAAAAGGATTGTGGAATGTTATTTAAAGATATCTTTCAATATAGAAAAATTGAAAAACATGCAGGAAAATCAGTTTGTCATCGAGAAAGAAATAAAAAAAGGCTATAGGAGGGGAATTATGACGACGTCTTATGA from Terribacillus sp. DMT04 encodes the following:
- a CDS encoding organic hydroperoxide resistance protein; the protein is MKPLYTTAVTATGGRDGHVASEDGILKLDVRTPKELGGAGEAGTNPEQLFAAGYAACFESALGLVARQKRVKPEHTEITANVAIGKEEDGGFGLEVELVITLKGVSKEQAEELVELAHQTCPYSRATRGNIDVQLTIAS
- a CDS encoding MarR family winged helix-turn-helix transcriptional regulator, with protein sequence MSVETLPLNQQLCFALYACSKEVAKAYRNKLAPQGITYPQYLILSALWDQDYRSVTELGQELQLDSGTLTPMLKRLEEAGWVLRNRHKPDERRVYVELTEKGKALKVDAACSVADIWSELNLDKDTYHLLLEQLHGITKQLQKGDM
- the celB gene encoding PTS cellobiose transporter subunit IIC, with protein sequence MSKVNQFLEEKVMPVAAKVAQQRHLNALRDGLILSMPLIIIGSFFLILANFPIQSYMDFLAERPHLKESLLYPYRGTFELMTLIAVFGIGYRLAESYKVDPLAAGAVSLSAYFVGTPFVTYVIGKTPEGAAITETAYQTAMFTSKGLFVGMLIALMCTEIYRIIVQRNIVIKLPDGVPPAVARSFTALIPGFFAIMAVWLLRLLVENVGSFGSIHNVITMLLQKPLTSVGTSLIGTMIIFLLITLLWSTGLHGATIVGAVTGPIWLTLTAENAKSFELGEPVQHIVTNEINDIVFIGGSGTTLGLVLAMLLFAKSQQMKQLGRLSIGPGIFNINEPILFGMPIVMNPLLIVPFIFTPLLSVLITYLAMDWGLVAKPIGIVPPWTMPPILQGYLITGSISGAILQLLILGLSFCIYYPFFRLWDKQKAAEEAGEGEQ